From Streptomyces durmitorensis, a single genomic window includes:
- a CDS encoding acyl-CoA dehydrogenase family protein, producing the protein MGGKGRLHVSAELAGVLERIDALGGMLDERAYAAEELGRLPQDTARALLDTGIVRAELPLSLGGYEFAPRQLIETVERVSYHDASAGWTMFALQLMTGTTAAYLAGDAAAELFADVPNGKYALLSGHGTRPGRAVPVEGGYRVSGAWQFASGMAHATHIHSAIQVEDTGELRVLAMPKAQVTLDGNWDVLGLRATHSIDYHCTDVYVPHEYTYVATTDTPVNGGAVYRLGLVNMSAIGHTGWALGVGRRLLDELKRVAAARTGSRAAAVDTSQFHAEYATAEARLRAARAWVNDVWRDVEQALDQGELTNTEQDTLIRLVLSHTTSTVYEVGRTVHRWAGSAAIRRGPVDRFLRDLGTGTQHITSSPVVLQNCGKWLSGAEPDARWSFLDLT; encoded by the coding sequence ATGGGGGGCAAGGGTCGGCTGCATGTCAGTGCGGAACTGGCGGGGGTGCTGGAGCGGATCGACGCGCTCGGCGGGATGCTCGATGAACGGGCCTATGCCGCCGAGGAGTTGGGCAGGCTGCCACAGGACACGGCGCGGGCACTGCTCGACACGGGGATCGTGCGGGCCGAGCTGCCGTTGAGCCTGGGCGGGTACGAGTTCGCGCCACGGCAGCTGATCGAGACGGTGGAGCGGGTGAGCTACCACGACGCCTCGGCCGGGTGGACCATGTTCGCGTTGCAGCTGATGACCGGGACCACGGCGGCGTACCTCGCCGGGGATGCGGCGGCCGAGCTGTTCGCCGACGTGCCGAACGGGAAGTACGCGCTGCTCTCCGGGCACGGCACGCGCCCCGGCCGGGCCGTCCCCGTGGAGGGCGGCTACCGGGTCAGCGGCGCATGGCAGTTCGCCTCCGGGATGGCGCACGCCACCCACATCCACAGCGCGATCCAGGTCGAGGACACCGGTGAGCTGCGGGTCCTTGCGATGCCGAAGGCGCAGGTGACCCTGGACGGCAACTGGGACGTGCTCGGGCTGCGTGCGACACACAGCATCGACTACCACTGCACCGATGTGTACGTACCGCACGAGTACACCTACGTCGCGACCACGGACACCCCGGTCAACGGCGGAGCCGTCTACCGCCTCGGCCTGGTCAACATGTCGGCGATCGGACACACGGGCTGGGCCCTCGGCGTCGGCCGGCGGCTCCTGGACGAGCTGAAGCGGGTCGCCGCGGCGCGGACCGGTTCGCGGGCCGCCGCGGTCGACACCTCCCAGTTCCACGCCGAGTACGCGACGGCGGAGGCCAGGCTCCGGGCGGCCCGGGCCTGGGTGAACGACGTCTGGCGGGACGTCGAACAGGCCTTGGACCAGGGCGAGTTGACGAACACGGAGCAGGACACCCTGATCCGTCTCGTGCTCAGTCACACGACCTCGACCGTGTACGAGGTGGGCCGCACCGTGCACCGCTGGGCCGGCTCGGCGGCGATCCGCCGCGGCCCGGTGGACCGCTTCCTGCGCGACCTCGGCACGGGCACGCAGCACATCACGTCGAGCCCGGTCGTGCTCCAGAACTGCGGCAAGTGGCTCAGCGGCGCCGAGCCGGACGCCCGGTGGAGCTTCCTCGACCTGACCTGA
- a CDS encoding DUF309 domain-containing protein translates to MSTAPRPDDRGRDRDAEGRARNARPRDGLGRPLPYGTEGVERQPEGVTRTPEETVAQAQALLDAGRPFHAHEVFEDAWKSGPEDERDLWKGLAQLAVGLTHSARGNLTGGARLLLRGASAIGTGKWGQRPHGIDVDGLVVWARQLAQALDGGRSTVDAAEHAPRLRGSA, encoded by the coding sequence ATGAGCACCGCACCTCGACCCGATGACCGTGGCCGTGACCGTGACGCCGAAGGGCGGGCCCGCAATGCGCGGCCGCGTGATGGGCTCGGGCGGCCGTTGCCGTACGGCACCGAAGGTGTGGAGCGGCAGCCCGAAGGCGTCACGCGTACGCCCGAGGAGACGGTCGCTCAGGCGCAGGCCCTGCTCGACGCGGGGCGGCCCTTTCACGCGCACGAGGTCTTCGAGGACGCCTGGAAGTCGGGGCCCGAGGACGAGCGTGACCTGTGGAAGGGGCTCGCGCAGCTGGCCGTTGGGCTGACCCACTCGGCCCGCGGCAACCTCACGGGCGGGGCGCGGCTGCTGCTCAGGGGGGCGAGCGCCATCGGCACGGGGAAGTGGGGACAGCGGCCCCACGGGATCGATGTGGACGGACTCGTCGTGTGGGCGCGGCAGTTGGCTCAGGCTCTAGATGGGGGCCGGTCGACGGTGGACGCTGCCGAGCACGCGCCTCGGCTGCGTGGGAGTGCGTAG
- a CDS encoding integrase core domain-containing protein — MSDRDKDAEILALRHQLTVLERQVGAERAKLAPEDRAFLAALLAPLPRPVLRRLRLLVRPDTVLRWHRDLIKRHHARPCRPKKPGRPPTVHSIRRLVLRLVRENPSWGYRRVHGELTTLGIKVAASTVWEILTSEGIDPAPDRAATTWADFLRSQADALMACDFIETVTLTGQRQYILAVIEHVTRRIRILGTTAHPTAAWVCQAARNLAMDLTDAQATHAYLVRDRDAKYPALSDEILCNAGIQVVRTGVRIPRMNAIMERWVQTCRHELLDRTLIWNERHLRHALHQFELHYNTHRPHQAIDQAAPLRAVPAPLPHAQITQLTVRRRDRLGGVLHEYQHAA; from the coding sequence ATGAGCGACCGCGACAAGGACGCGGAGATCCTCGCCCTGCGCCACCAACTCACTGTCCTCGAACGGCAGGTCGGAGCAGAGCGGGCGAAGCTCGCTCCGGAAGACCGAGCGTTCCTTGCCGCTCTGCTGGCGCCTCTGCCCCGTCCAGTCCTGCGGCGGTTACGTTTACTGGTTCGGCCTGACACCGTGCTGCGCTGGCATCGCGACCTGATCAAACGGCACCACGCCCGCCCCTGTCGGCCGAAGAAGCCCGGACGACCGCCCACGGTCCACTCGATCCGCAGACTGGTCCTGCGTCTGGTCCGTGAGAATCCATCGTGGGGCTATCGCAGGGTGCACGGCGAACTCACCACGCTCGGCATCAAGGTCGCCGCCTCCACCGTCTGGGAGATCCTCACCTCCGAGGGCATAGATCCGGCGCCCGACCGGGCCGCCACCACCTGGGCCGATTTCCTACGCTCGCAGGCCGACGCCCTGATGGCCTGCGACTTCATCGAGACGGTGACTTTGACCGGTCAGCGTCAGTACATCCTCGCCGTCATCGAACACGTCACCCGGCGCATCCGGATCCTCGGCACCACAGCCCACCCCACCGCGGCCTGGGTCTGTCAAGCCGCCCGCAATCTGGCCATGGACCTGACGGACGCCCAAGCCACCCACGCGTACTTGGTCCGGGACCGGGACGCGAAGTACCCCGCCCTCTCCGATGAAATCCTGTGCAACGCAGGCATCCAAGTCGTGCGCACCGGCGTCCGGATACCGCGCATGAACGCCATCATGGAACGCTGGGTCCAAACCTGCCGCCACGAACTCCTGGACCGCACCCTCATCTGGAACGAGCGCCATCTACGCCACGCGCTCCACCAGTTCGAACTGCACTACAACACCCACCGGCCCCACCAGGCGATAGACCAGGCAGCACCCCTGCGCGCCGTTCCCGCACCACTCCCCCACGCACAAATCACCCAACTGACAGTGCGCCGGAGAGACCGCCTCGGCGGAGTCCTCCACGAGTACCAGCATGCCGCCTGA
- the cobF gene encoding precorrin-6A synthase (deacetylating), which yields MRKIHVIGIGAGDPDQLTLQAVKAMKSTDVFFILDKGEEKDDLVRLRRELLDAHCADGTFRVVEARDPARDRKAGGADYSPAVVGWRSRRAEIYERLVADELGEDECGAFLVWGDPSLYDGTLGVLEEVLDRGAVAFSYDVVPGISSVSSLAARHRTGLNRVGRPVQITTGRRLADRGFPEGVDDVVVMLDAHQAFLQYQSSTDGGVGGVSGVGGVGGVGGVGDMGGMYVYWGAYVGTADEILVSGPLDEAAPRIEALRAEARERKGWIMDTYLLRRNLD from the coding sequence GTGCGAAAGATCCATGTCATCGGTATCGGCGCGGGCGACCCCGACCAGTTGACCCTGCAAGCCGTCAAGGCCATGAAGAGCACCGACGTGTTCTTCATCCTCGACAAGGGCGAGGAGAAGGACGACCTCGTGCGGCTGCGGCGTGAGCTCCTCGACGCGCACTGTGCCGACGGCACCTTCCGCGTGGTCGAGGCGCGGGACCCCGCGCGCGACAGGAAGGCGGGCGGCGCGGACTACTCCCCCGCCGTCGTGGGCTGGCGCAGCCGCCGTGCCGAGATCTATGAGCGGCTCGTCGCCGATGAGCTGGGTGAGGACGAGTGCGGGGCCTTCCTCGTGTGGGGGGACCCCTCCCTTTACGACGGCACCCTCGGGGTTCTGGAGGAAGTCCTCGACCGGGGTGCGGTGGCCTTCTCGTACGACGTCGTGCCCGGGATCAGCAGTGTCTCCTCGCTCGCCGCGAGGCACCGCACCGGCCTGAACCGTGTCGGGCGCCCCGTGCAGATCACCACCGGGCGTCGCCTCGCCGACCGCGGGTTTCCCGAGGGCGTCGACGATGTCGTGGTCATGCTCGATGCCCATCAGGCCTTCCTGCAGTACCAGAGCAGTACAGACGGTGGCGTGGGTGGTGTGAGTGGTGTGGGTGGTGTGGGTGGTGTGGGTGGTGTGGGTGACATGGGTGGCATGTATGTCTATTGGGGGGCCTATGTCGGGACCGCCGACGAGATCCTCGTTTCCGGGCCCCTCGACGAAGCCGCTCCCCGCATCGAGGCACTCCGGGCCGAGGCGCGCGAGCGCAAGGGGTGGATCATGGACACCTATCTGCTCCGCCGCAACCTGGACTGA